The following are encoded together in the Ranitomeya imitator isolate aRanImi1 chromosome 4, aRanImi1.pri, whole genome shotgun sequence genome:
- the LOC138674608 gene encoding protein FAM200C-like has translation MAKRKKDEEYRTFQQEWTDEFAFVERAGSPVCLICNDKIASMKRSNIKRHFDTRHASFASKYPAGDSRKKACQELLCKVQASQQQLRAWTQQGDLNSASFVGALAIVRNGKPFTDGEYAKTFMLDVANELFDDFPDKAKIIKRIKDMPLSARTVHDRAIMMANQIEASQVKDINTALFFSLALDESTDVSHISQFSIIARYAVGDTLHEESLAVLPLKGTTRGDDLFKSFTEFTKEKNLPMHKLISVCTDGAPSMVGKNKGFVALLREHEKRPILSFHCILHQEALCAQMFGEQLGEVMSLVIQVVNFIVARALIDRQFKTLLDEVGNNYPGLLLHSNVRWLSRGKVLSRFAACLSEIRTFLEMKNVDHPELSNTEWLLKFFYLVDMTEHLNQLNVKMQGVGNTVLSLQQAVFAFENKLELFIADIETGHLIHFEKLGEFKDACTANDPAQHLDIQQLAGFTSNLLQSFKARFGEFREHTRLFKFITHPHECALDSTDLSYIPGVSIRDFELQAADLKASDMWVNKFKSLNEDLEKLARQQAELASKHKWREMKQLQHADQLIVKTWNALPVTYQTLQRVGIAVLTMFGSTYACEQSFSHLKHIKTNIRSRLTDGSLNACMKLNLTTYEPDYKAISKSMQHQKSH, from the coding sequence ATGGCTAAAAGAAAGAAGGATGAGGAGTATCGTACTTTTCAGCAGGAGTGGACAGACGAATTTGCCTTTGTGGAGAGAGCAGGTTCACCAGTTTGTCTTATATGCAATGATAAAATTGCATCCATGAAGCGGTCAAATATAAAGCGCCACTTTGACACACGCCATGCTTCATTTGCATCGAAATATCCTGCAGGGGACAGCAGGAAGAAAGCCTGTCAAGAGCTGCTGTGCAAAGTGCAAGCTAGTCAGCAGCAACTTCGAGCTTGGACCCAACAAGGTGACTTAAATTCGGCTAGCTTTGTTGGTGCTTTGGCAATTGTCAGAAACGGAAAACCATTCACAGATGGGGAGTATGCCAAAACATTTATGCTTGATGTTgccaatgaactttttgatgattttccggATAAAGCCAAGATTATCAAACGGATAAAAGACATGCCTCTGTCAGCAAGAACAGTTCATGACCGTGCCATCATGATGGCAAATCAGATTGAGGCATCCCAAGTGAAGGACATAAATACAGCTCTGTTCTTTTCTCTTGCTTTGGATGAATCAACTGACGTAAGCCATATATCTCAGTTCAGCATCATTGCAAGGTATGCTGTCGGTGACACGTTACATGAGGAAAGTCTTGCTGTTTTGCCTCTGAAAGGGACAACAAGAGGGGATGATTTGTTCAAGTCATTCACTGAGTTCACTAAAGAAAAAaatctaccaatgcataaacttaTTTCAGTGTGTACTGATGGTGCTCCAAGCATGGTAGGAAAAAACAAAGGATTTGTAGCGCTTCTTCGTGAACATGAAAAAAGACCTATCCTTAGTTTTCACTGCATCCTACATCAGGAGGCACTTTGTGCTCAGATGTTTGGTGAGCAGCTTGGTGAGGTGATGTCACTTGTCATTCAGGTGGTCAACTTTATTGTTGCCCGTGCTTTAATTGATCGCCAGTTTAAAACACTCCTGGATGAAGTTGGGAATAATTATCCtggtctgcttctgcacagcaacgtGCGCTGGCTGTCAAGAGGGAAGGTGCTCAGCCGTTTCGCAGCTTGTCTGAGTGAAATACGAACTTTTCTTGAAATGAAAAACGTTGACCATCCTGAGTTGTCCAACACTGAGTGGCTCCTGAAGTTCTTCTATCTTGTAGATATGACTGAACATCTGAACCAGCTCAATGTGAAAATGCAAGGCGTTGGTAATACAGTTTTATCGCTTCAACAAGCTGTGTTTGCATTTGAAAATAAGCTGGAACTGTTTATCGCAGACATTGAAACAGGTCATTTAATACACTTTGAAAAACTGGGAGAGTTTAAAGATGCATGCACAGCAAATGACCCTGCACAACATCTTGATATTCAGCAGCTAGCAGGCTTTACATCCAATCTCCTGCAATCATTCAAAGCGCGCTTTGGAGAATTTCGTGAGCACACTCGTCTTTTTAAGTTCATCACTCATCCACATGAGTGTGCACTGGACAGCACTGACCTGAGTTATATCCCTGGTGTCTCCATCAGAGATTTTGAGCTACAAGCTGCTGACCTGAAGGCTTCAGACATGTGGGTGAATAAGTTTAAATCACTTAATGAAGATTTGGAAAAACTTGCACGACAGCAAGCAGAGTTGGCAAGCAAACACAAGTGGAGAGAAATGAAACAACTCCAACATGCAGACCAGCTGATTGTCAAAACTTGGAATGCACTTCCTGTCACATACCAAACACTGCAGCGTGTGGGTATTGCTGTACTGACAATGTTTGGCTCTACCTATGCATGCGAGCAGTCTTTCTCACATCTAAAGCACATCAAGACTAACATACGTTCACGTTTAACGGATGGAAGCCTCAACGCCTGCATGAAGCTAAACCTCACCACGTATGAACCAGATTACAAAGCCATCAGCAAATCCATGCAGCACCAGAAGTCACATTAA